The Polyodon spathula isolate WHYD16114869_AA chromosome 21, ASM1765450v1, whole genome shotgun sequence genome contains the following window.
TTTAGCCTGTTTTGCATAATCTAAAAATGGCACATAACTCCTATTAACACAGCGCGTTTACTGATTATAAGAATGTTTAATTTGTgcaataggatttttttttttttctataacccGAGGGGGAAAAAGAAACTGCTGTCCTGCTGTTTCACTCGCTCTGAGCTACATGGCTGACTACTACTAGAGCAATGGACTGACTCCATGGCAGATATTCTAACCAGGCAGTCCAACTGTTTGCTGCACTGGTTTAATTCTGTGACGTACATTTCAGCACCCCTGTCTAAGATTCTGAACTCAAGATGTACCCCCCTTTGTAGTTGTGACACGTTCACCCTAATGTTACCCTACTAAAGGAAATCGCCTCTGTACTGTCCTTATTAACACGCAccgcaaagaaaaaaaaaatactaatagaaGATTTGCATTAATTACTGTAGaattttgaaaatgctttttttttttttttgcacgttcGCTCTATCAGTCACAAATACTGACCTCACAAGTCGCGTCATTCGCATCCTAATCTACTCTTTGATATACAGACCCGCAGCCTCACGTTGGGTTaaatccagttttgtttttttataatttagtcgTCGCCCTTAGTTTTTGTACCCTGGTTTTCGCCCCAGTTTGGACAATAGTTATTTGTaccccggttcaccgctgcaaccccccggcgactcAGGTAACGGAGGCTGgaacatgcgtcctccgaaacgtgttcctgctaATCCCTCATTTTACGCACAGCCAGGCCTCCAGACCTATAgcctccactgcagacctgcaggcgccctatcagccacaggggtcgctggtgtgcggtgtgCGGGTGAACAATGGTACCTGAGggctgccgacctaagcccccccccccccccccccatacggGTGATGTCGGCCAATTATGCATCGCCCCCTAGGCACCCCCGGTCACAGTCGGCAGAGACATAGATTTGAACCTGCGATTTCCaggctataggatgcatcctgcactccacgcagagcgcctttactggatgcctGCCCTTCAACCCAGTTTTCCGATTGGATCAGCATTGTGACATCATGGAAACTGAAGTACAGTCAGTCAGGCTGTGTGTCTCTAAACACCCCCTGACCACAGTGCAGCTATAGATCATTTCAAAACCTTTTACATTGTTAACCGGTACACCAGTTAGCTGCCAAGACGGTACACAATAAACAGATtatccactgtgctttattttgttCAAAACAGAATGACGTCCAGTTTGAACATGGTACTGACTGCTATATGAACCGGTCAAACCCACTGCTGCACACTGAGTAAATGGGCTATTCAAGCTATAATGCAAGGATTTTCTAACTACTTTAAAcgaaaacaacacacacaataccCCATCTCTGTTGTCGCAGTGTTTACCTGACCTTTGTCGTCTTGTCTTGTGTGTATGACGGTACATTCATCGCCACAAATATTCAGTCTGTATTAAGATCACTACCACAGCCAGGtaattttaatttcattaaaaccACCTTCAATTGGTTTTCAACCAGGCATATTGGGGTGTCCGTTTGTGTCGTGCCAGGGTGTCTTAAATGTTTATAAGTCATATTTTGTCATATGTATTTCAAAAAGTATATATATGTAATTGGCATTTAGCAACTCCCAGTTGGACCTTTGGGCATTCTGCTGGttcttttttctctttatatgtgtTATCTTGTGTTATATTTGCTAACAGTTATTGTGAAATTTCCTGTATAGGTTGTGGCTGGTTTGATCTATTGTTCACACAGCCTCCCTGAGAGCAGgggtttacaacaaaaaaaatcattgataAGGACTGAAGCTGGGTAAAGTTCCAGATTCTGCTTCTGAAAGAATGGAGgtgctatacagtatattaaagatgaggcactAGACAACACTGTAAGCTTGTGTAAGGAAACTGTTTTGACTTGGATACATTTGTATTGTGTGGAATCTGCAGGAAGTTTAAGTAGCTTTGACACTGGCTCACGTACAcggctctgaatactgaacactgGTAAGGAAGACACAGTATACCTGCTGTAACTGAAACAACCATGGCAGTTATTATTAAAGGCAAAACAGAAAAAGCAGCATGCAATCTTAACTTAGAAATTGTGTTTGGATGGGTATTTTGTTGACATGAAAAGAAGATTGTGGTAGAGTTGCTGGCTGTAATCCAGGGATGGTGGCAGAGGGTTTACAGAGAAACAGACGCCTTGTTGTTTTTCCATCAGATTTGAGTTGAGTGGAGCTCCGACTCGATTCATGGCAGGCTGGCAAAGCTGGAAGTAAGCAACTCCCTCCCCGCTGTTGCTCAATAAACCATAAACTGCATGCAACCTGCCAAAAACCCACAGGAACGGCTTAAACCGAGGCACAGCATTTATAAAAACAGGGTAACTCCGAGTGACAGGCCTTCAGTGGCTCTGGTGAAATGAAACCACTGAAGCAGGTCGTTCCCAGCAGAGTGTCTGTGTGGTCACCGTCATACTAGCAATGATCTGGAGCTGCCCTGCCCTTCCACAATCCCTGAGCTCTGTTACAGGCATATACTGTACCCTTGCCTTCAACTTCATGCATTGCCAAGCCCTCACTTTGCAAAGACATGCTGTGTTTTCCTGCAGCTTTTATCATTGTGCAACACTACTGTagaaccttgtgtgtgtgtgtgtgtaaacaaggTGACCAGATGGCCTGATTCAGCAGGGGCCGTGATACGAggtattgttgtttttgtatttgttatgtatGTATTAGAATACACGGAAATATGCCTTGTGTATGTGACAGAATATTATTAacctactgtatttacaaatgcagATGAGAAGATGAATGGGGTTTGAAAGGTCAGAGTTTGATGGAAATGACTGGGCTATAAAGATGTATTTGATTCTGCACAACCTGCTGGAATAAAGGTATCTGACTGTACAGGTAATCCGTTTGTTGgatgtacagtaatctgtcacatatccaccatgatcaagctcttcagcgacgttagtttattattgaacacagaagattagttcagagactggAGATCCCAAAGTTTTCctacactgtgttgtgtgtgctccgtgcgctgccattgctgggggtgtcacgtgagctgttcagtgtgttcatatgtaaataaacaaaaggggGAAGCTGGATGCTTCCTGCAAGTGTATTGCAGCAatagaaaatcctttttttttttagagagagagagagagagagagagagagagagagagagagagagagagagagagagagagaacacattCTTGTAGGATCCTGTATCCAGTGTAAAAGACTGGCACTTCCAGATAGATTATGGAGGCTGGATTACCCGAATACACCAACAGCACATCACCCCAGTCCCCTAACACTGAGGAAGCAGTTCCAGTAGGTGGGGTACGTCCAGGTTCCCCTGCAGCCTGTCTGGACCCTGGGCTCCTACTCTCTTCCCAGTGACCAGTCTCCTCCTCAGAGGGTGAAGGAAAGGTCAGCCCCTCCCACAAATAGTGTGTGGGTGTTCTCCAGGCTGGGGAGCTGTGACTGGAGGAGCTTGACCGCTGCCATGGAAACTGCTTTACACATGGACACAAGCGCCTTGACAGAGGGTCAATGataaaagagagagggagagctacagAGCACGGTGTACAGTGAACAGTACACTCATCGACTGatataaagagagagggagagctacagagcacagtgtacagtgaacagtacactcatcgactgatataaagagagagggagagctacagagcacagtgtacagtgaacagtacactcatcgactgatataaagagagagggagagctacagagcacagtgtacagtgaacagtacactcatcgactgatataaagagagagggagagctacagagcacagtgtacagtgaacagtacactcatcgactgatataaagagagagggagagctacagagcacagtgtacagtgaacagtacactcatcgactgatataaagagagagggagagctacagagcacagtgtacagtgaacagtacactcatcgactgatataaagagagagggagagctacagagcacagtgtacagtgaacagtacactcatcgactgatataaagagagagggagagctacagagcacagtgtacagtgaacagtacactcatcgactgatataaagagagagggagagctacagagcacagtgtacagtgaacagtacactcatcgactgatataaagagagagggagagctacagagcacagtgtacagtgaacagtacactcatcgactgatataaagagagagggagagctacagagcacagtgtacagtgaacagtacactcatcgactgatataaagagagagggagagctacagagcacagtgtacagtgaacagtacactcatcgactgatataaagagagagggagagctacagagcacagtgtacagtgaacagtacactcatcgactgatataaagagagagggagagctacagagcacagtgtacagtgaacagtacactcatcgactgatataaagagagagggagagctacagagcacagtgtacagtgaacagtacactcatcgactgatataaagagagagggagagctacagagcacagtgtacagtgaacagtacactcatcgactgatataaagagagagggagagctacagagcacagtgtacagtgaacagtacactcatcgactgatataaagagagagggagagctacagagcacagtgtacagtgaacagtacactcatcgactgatataaagagagagggagagctacagAGCACGGTGTACAGTGAACAGTACACTCATCGACTGatataaagagagagggagagctacagagcacagtgtacagtgaacagtacactcatcgactgatataaagagagagggagagctacagagcacagtgtacagtgaacagtacactcatcgactgatataaagagagagggagagctacagagcacagtgtacagtgaacagtacactcatcgactgatataaagagagagggagagctacagagcacagtgtacagtgaacagtacactcatcgactgatataaagagagagggagagctacagagcacagtgtacagtgaacagtacactcatcgactgatataaagagagagggagagctacagagcacagtgtacagtgaacagtacactcatcgactgatataaagagagagggagagctacagagcacagtgtacagtgaacagtacactcatcgactgatataaagagagagggagagctacagagcacagtgtacagtgaacagtacactcatcgactgatataaagagagagggagagctacagAGCACGGTGTACAGTGAACAGTACACTCATCGACTGatataaagagagagggagagctacagagcacagtgtacagtgaacagtacactcatcgactgatataaagagagagggagagctacagagcacagtgtacagtgaacagtacactcatcgactgatataaagagagagggagagctacagagcacagtgtacagtgaacagtacactcatcgactgatataaagagagagggagagctacagagcacagtgtacagtgaacagTACACTCATCGACTGATACAATGAGAGAGCGAGAGCCACAGAGTGATGATCTGGGGCATCCTTTCCCtattgcttctgttttgttttttggcaatAATCAGGACTGCAAAGATCCTGGGTCATTGATTCTGCACCAATCTCCCAGATACCAGCCGCTATTCTTCTGATTACTCGATGGATAATTCTTGATATCGTCATATCGCCCCGTAGCACTAACAGCACTGTCTAGGGAACCAAGAATACACAGCAATCTAGTTGTCTGAGGACGCTTGTAAGCATTCCACCTTTGCAGCAGTTCCACAGCACCACCAGGCCTGGCAGATAGCTGGCGATAGTGAGGTCCAGCACCCACCAGCTGGGCCAATGACAACATGGTGTGGTCCTTTAAGAagcaaagaagaagaaaaaagtgacATAACAAGAACAATATGAAAAGAAAGACCAGTGCAGATCGGTTAGCAACAGGGGTGGAActacgactcctattgcatagcagtttaatccattccgaGCTTCATTAGttacagtgtataggtaacaagctcaggcgtgtcttatgaaactcatagtaaaactaggaattGCGTAACACTGCTGAGCAATGCGCTAGTCCAGTATAGACTATATAAAACGTTGACGTCACATATTCGCATTCATATAATATCCACATATTACAATTAGAAATGTCTGATATTTGATAACATAGATTAactctatataataataataataataataataataataataataataaaaacagcaataataagACTGCtacaaaacagttatttaaatacaacGTTACAAGTCATATAGTTTAGAGAGCATTATGACACCTACTAATCTTTTTAatagtggtttttatttttatgatacaAATGGACATTTCTAACACTTTGttaacgattaaaaaaaaaaaaaaaacctagtaaagacccttaaaataaagcttgaccaatagttttttttttcttgagtaaTTTTCAATACTGGCAACAGAATGATTAAAGCGGATTGAGGAAGATGGGAGGAGAAGGATGGATAGACAGGTGGGCTCGGGGGGGAAGACTGattaagaagctctaagaaaGGACGGTATTTTTGTTGCGGAATGTTTTCATTAAGTTTTGATAACTGTATTGAATTTCCTGGCGTTGCCAATCAAAAGGATTCCCTGGAGGAGGCTTCCCAAGACAGGCGGGATGTCGCTCACGCAACCCCCGCCCCTTCTGCAGTCTGTACCACGCCAGTCTCTCAGAGCAGTGAAAGGGCTGGAAATCCCTCTCAGCTTTCGGCAGCAACAGTGGCTCAGATGGTTACGGAACTAAACTCAACGCAAAACTGTCCTCTTTCGCTTCGGAACGTATCTAGGCCTTGTTGTGtcttttgctattttaaacatatatatataaaaaaaaatgtataatacatatattttttatttatttatttaaatattattttaaaacatgatttaaaaatgtaaccggtaaaaaaacaaaacaaaaacaaaacaaaaaagatatctGGTGTCAAAGCACCCTCTTGTGGTATGTTTTATTACTTCTGCTACTTCAGTTCTGTTTTGCATGATCAGATGCTACTGTGACTGGATCTCAACATAAAGATAATGGAATACAGACCACCGGACGGCTTGTGACAATACCTCCTAGACTTGTTGTAAAAGACAGTTCCGCATGGACACCTGTCATGATATCTGTAATACATATATGGTGAGCAGGACCACCTTAGGCATCCGTCTCTACTGCTGTAAGGATGAAGTCATTTCTCTTGGGTGGGTACTGAAGCACCTGCGACCACCTCTTATAAAGTCTAGAACTGCTGTGTTGCTAATCGTGATTAAAACACACCAGCAACTGGGTTGTGCAGTTTTTATAGAGTACAGAATAATATGAGATTCCGTTTGCATAACGAGCCACTCGGGTTCACCGCGTGTATTTATCACCTGCGCAGGTAATGAGCGTTTAGTGCAGTACGGTAAGGTGGCCACCAGAGGTCGCATTGATTAAATTCCACGACCCTTTCCAATCTCTCTTCTGATGATGTCAGCATAGCGAGTCGGAAGTGTTTTCGGTGAGCGGTGATGTGTTAAATCACAGAGGAGGTTAGTTTCTAGCATCGGTGGCATTCCTGTACAGTAATTTAAAGTtggagcaaaaacaaaacagaacaaaataaccCCACAAAACCTCGTTTGTACTGTTTTCAGGTCACTGAAACAAGACAAGGGCTCGTTCGTCGGCATGGCGGTAAGTGTAGTTTAAAACACCCGCAGTGGATCAAAGTGTAAACACATTACGATTAGCTTTACTCTGTCGAAATGTTCATTTTTCATCCGCTGTCGTTGAGGCTTTTCTTACTTCAAGGCAGTAGTTAAAGTTTTCTTACAATGAAGATAATAACCCTTTGCGTAGGCATGTTGACAGTTCTGAATTCTATTTCAGGAATGCAATGTGATTTAAGGAACCAGGAATCTCTTTCCACTGAGTTACTGTCGTGTCAGGGCTCGTCAGATACTAGTGCTGTTTATGAAAACACATAACAAGCGCAGCTAAAACGAACAAAATAGTCGatacatttaataattgaaataaCTAAATGCAGggcatggtttatttagtttttgttccaTCTGATGTAGGCTACCAGTAAGCATTGAATCATTTATTGCAGCTTTAACTGTCTTGCGGCTGGATGTGTTTTGTTCTGGGTTAGCTGATTTCTGACTGAAATACTCAGGACTTGCTTTCTGCTTACAGCCCAAAGGGAAGGTTGGCACAAAGGGTAAAAAGCAGATCTTTGAAGAGAATGCATCGACGCTGAAGTTCTACATGAGGGTTATATTGGGAGCTAATGTAAGtgacacacatttaaatgaaatctaCAGTAGTGTAAACGTAGCAGTAACAGTTGGGTAGCTTCTCTTTGCAAAGAAACACACCACTGTTGTAGCTGGAATATGTGGAACAGTTAAGTGAGCtgaagaaatattttttgtttatcattGCGATTCAGAAGTAAATAGCTCCTGTTAGTTTATAATATAGACACAGGTGTTAGTTAGCAATCTTGGCTTGGCTTAttaatgtgaataataataataataataataataataataataataataataatatgtctcTTTCTCATTGGCAGGCAATTTATGTAGCAGTGAAcctctttcttttttatagttCGGCAACATTTTGGACATGGGTAAGTtgcatttaaacatatttgtgCAGTGTTATCTTTTCCCCATAGAAACATCTCGCTGGATTACACTGACAGAAGGGCATTGCTCTCCTTAGTTGCTTTTTTCGAAGGCTGGCAGCAGGGTGTGCGTTCTTTCCTAACCCCTGTGCTTATCGTAGTGCTGGCTAGTGTTTGCGCTGGCGGTGTATGGAGGTAGCTATCGGTCCATGACGGCGATGGCGAAGCCTGCATTCACAGAGGATGGCAGCCTATTGGACGGTGGGATAGACCTGAACATGGAGCAGGGGATGGCAGAGTGAGTGTTCAAACTGCAGTGCATTCAGGTGAGCAGGTGATGCTCTCTGAAACCAGAACCATTCGTCAGGAGAGCTGGACTCCCGTGGGGCTGTTTATTCAGAAAGATTCCAGATGTTTGTCAGTGCTTTCTCCGTTTAAAGAAAATCATGAAAAGAGTTAGAAATAGTCATACAGTTGCAGCACTGACTGTATTTTAAAGttgattgtactgtacatttacttgTAGTGAAGAATCTTGTCCTGTAGAAATATGCATACTGTAATTGCTTTTAAGAATACTGCATAAGCTGCTTCGAACAAGTGGAACTGCTTTCATTCTTAAACAGATATGATTTTATGCATACCTAGATGTTTCATGTGTGTGCATATAGTAGGCACCTGTATTACCCTGACCTGGAGCAGAATGTAGTCCATCCATTCATGGAATGGTAAGTTTATTTGCATGTCATACTGTTttgggtacattttaaaaagtaaaatcttttgtttttactttgtaggCATCTGAAGGATGTGATTTTACTAACAGCCATTATCCAAGTATTGAGCTCCATATCGGCATACTTTTGGTACCTTTGGCTTCTGGTAAGTAAAGTGTTTAATTATACAGACGGGCCGCAGTTCACGTCCACATATTGTGATAATTTGTGACTTTCCCTTGTATTAAATAACGTGGTTGATTCTGGAATGCTTTGCCAGGGATGATCGGGAATGCTGATTCCCTGGCAAAGTTTAAGTTTAACTCCAGGCCTTTCTGTTCTCAAGCCTTTGAAGTGCAAATACAtgtgaagtttttattttgagttttatattacttttattcttttactgTTAGGTCTTGTTTTCCATGATTGTGAAGCTCTTTAGAGTCGGCtttgctatgaaaggcgctatataaatataatgtgatTGTTTGCTTATGTCCCTTCCAGGCCCCAGCCCGAGGTCTCTATTTGCTCTGGGTGAATTTCCTGGGCCCCTGGTTCATGGCCGAGCCCCCTTCAGCCCCTGAGGAGGTGAACGAAAAGAAGCAGCGAAGGCAGGAGCGACGACAGATGAAAAgattctgattttatttattatttttatgttcagtgattgttttttaaaattattcaacATGGGCTgatccctctctccatccctcacacacacacacacacacacacacacacacacacacacacgttaacaGGAAGCCAGGTTTCAGACAGTACAAGTGTTCTGCATCAAGCACTGCTTATCCTGCACCCCTTATGCTTTGTATACTTCCAAACACAATGTTTTACATGTTCATTAAAACCTTACTGCAGTTTGAAAAAGTAGGATTGtataccaacacacacacgcacacaatggATAGAATACACATCCAGCTCATGGACTCTTCCCCTGATTCAGCTTTTAAAAGCCATTTGTCTTGCCTGCCAGAAAACAGCTGAAAGCTATTAAATACAGAATGAGAGACTGAAAGCAAATGCAAAATCCACCATGCTCTGAAAACTTGGAGCTTCCTTGCATTGAACATGCAGTTAAGAGTGGTCTTGGAGGGTAATGCAGAAGGGAAAGATATTAAATGAATCAGCATTATTAAGTGTAAGTGAGTCATTCGTGGTTAATGTGCTTAAAGTTATGTGAGTTTAAAAGTGCACAAGGACTTGTACATAAGCACTGTATCTATAATGTCTGACAAGGTTAGGTAGCTTGACAAGGTGGTTGCCGGTCTGTGTTAAAGTAATTTACAACCACAGCTATTAGACGAGTAGATGACAAAGACAACGTGATAAAACTGCAGCAGGCACATTGTTTGCAAGACTGCTTCCAGTAACAACAGACAGGGTTCTTGTGTGGGCATTCATTGATAGTAATTAATGCCCCACCGTCGGACAGCAGGGTGTCTGTACTGCAGTAGCAGGTTATATACGTCGTGTACTAGCAAACGATAAATACTGCTTTTGCATTTTATGTAAACACGTACAGTAATTGGGTTTAGTTCCATTCTGGACAGCATGGCCATTGTGATGTTACAGATTTGGGCTGGTCAAATGAAAATGCTAAGAAGGATGCAGGTTCAAGTATAACtccatacaaaaaaagaaagaaaaatgttcagTACTTAGACAAtcgtgaacaaaaaaaaaaaacgtgttaaaCTGAGCTTCTTCAACATTGCCTGCTCACGTGTACTGtcataatgtaaataaaaacaaactttcattaaaataattgtaaattagTTTGTTCTTCCATATCATTTGCAAGAAACAGAATCTCGCGCACGTCAACCAACGACGTCTGGGCAATAAACGTGCACGTAACCGCGTTCACGCAAACCCGCCAGTCTGAGTATCAGAACACTCGATTGGCTCCTTCGGTTGCTAAGGTAAGCCGGTGACCGCATACTCTACACTAGCTGTTGTTGTACACGTTATCCCAAACGCTCCCTGAATTTTTAATCCTAAATAGTCCCACAAACTTGTGAACCGTGACGCAGTCAAACGACCAAAACAAGCAATGGCTGCTCTGTtacttttagtttgttgtttttaaaataatactgaaTGTATCTAGAGTGGTTGCTAAGACCGTTGATGCGCAGTATCCAATAAGAGTTTCTCATAGAGCGATGTGTCGAGACTACAGCAGGAGTGGCTAGACGGGGACGAGagagatataaataaataatattgaagTTAGACTCGATTGTTTTGGGGTTTGGTTAAAACAATCAATGCAATGATATTTAGCATCTTGCATAAATTGCTTTGAAGAACCGATCGAATGCGAGAGGCAACAGGTAGGTGGACTTTTGCTctacattattgatttttttttttaacttgagtaGTTTTTAGGCTATTTATAAAGGCAGATGTTAACAGAAGGGTTTTTACAGGCACAAAAGGGTAAGGCAGTTTATCCAGCTGCAgccagtagctgcacaaaactAATGGTAAATATAACCACCCATTTCACTTTTAAGTATTTGTTTCTCTAGCCAGGATGTTATCTACTGGCAGGCGTCTTTTAGGGGGCTTCTACTGCCAGTAGATTTGTTAAGGGTTACAATCAGTcagtatattcaaatatatttagaaaaccaAGCacctttacatacatacatacatacatacacacataataGCATGAACACCAGAACAAACTTAGTTTAACAGATAATTTTCCACACAAATGTGTGTAGAAGAGCGGTATCGCACGGTTAATGTGTTTTTGAGGAATCGCTATAAGATCTTGACGTGTGCCAGGTGCTGTTagagtaataataaataaataaatgaataaaaaaataattggaccaTGATCCGTCACATGCAGGCATGGAGCTGTATGTTTTAATGGTGATTCTGGTGAAACAGTTTGACACAGCACGGTATCTGCCAGAGCCCCAAGTCATATCAGTGGGGACTGTATTGCATGACTAGCGCTCGCATTTTTCATAGGCATACACAGACTGTAAAAGGTACAGTTATTACTTATTCGTAGTATGGAGGCAACACTTAATAAGACATTTTCAGACATAATCAACCGCTGTTGTCTGTACTAAAATAGATGGAAGTTGAATATTTCACCTTTGACGAGTTTTAAAACATTCATAGATTAGAGAGACTTGGCGAGTTACTTGGTATGGGCACATTCTGCTTGTCGTTGCATACATTTTGGTTTATTGTTTGTTAAAGATAAACCAGTCTAGTTTATTTTCCATAGAACACACCCAAATGTAtcgatttttatttgtatttgcattgAGAATCCATCTATAGTGTTCATTGGCAATTTGGGAGGATCACACAAGACTAattgactgttttatttcttCGTTTTGTCTTTCCAGCAGAGCCGCTGTGATTTGTTTACCGCTAGGAATTGAACTTTGaccagaaaagttttttttattatactactTTAcacctggattattattattattattattattaaacataactTTTATTAATGGAATAAAGGAGTATCATATTAAAGGAAGATAAGAGAGCAGTTAAATTTCAAATCTGCTATATTAAAATCCACGACCAGGATGGCAGCAGCCAGCACAACAAAAAAATCGTGGAAACTTCGTGAGTATTTTCTGTAACATTACATTAATATGTTAGTGTTAAATCCACAAATGTTTgacattttgcattttaattctgAAAGTTCAATTCCCCCCACAAAGGTGCAACGCTGTGTAAATTGTTGTTTCCCCCCCCCAGAGGAGATAGTTGCACATACCAGCAATGTGTCATCATTGATTCTGGGGAAGACCTCCGGACGCCTGCTGGCTACAGGCGGTGAGGAC
Protein-coding sequences here:
- the LOC121296531 gene encoding transmembrane protein 208-like, whose protein sequence is MAPKGKVGTKGKKQIFEENASTLKFYMRVILGANAIYVAVNLFLFYSSATFWTWCWLVFALAVYGGSYRSMTAMAKPAFTEDGSLLDGGIDLNMEQGMAEHLKDVILLTAIIQVLSSISAYFWYLWLLAPARGLYLLWVNFLGPWFMAEPPSAPEEVNEKKQRRQERRQMKRF